In a single window of the Raphanus sativus cultivar WK10039 chromosome 9, ASM80110v3, whole genome shotgun sequence genome:
- the LOC108826963 gene encoding LOW QUALITY PROTEIN: serine/threonine-protein kinase MPS1-like (The sequence of the model RefSeq protein was modified relative to this genomic sequence to represent the inferred CDS: substituted 1 base at 1 genomic stop codon), producing MDREANLPVKPPKSLFRSTLNQDSSSSSSPELLRHLQAAFKRHRPLNKMKTTIGPRRCVVPQRQPSKSSSTSEEGQRPQDVVSLSHSLAANTLTHFVTRXSSGSIDDMFGENFNPSDRQIDLRKPALVTSSSETILNENVNRKVQSLVGSITLTSHDMEWDTTSQAEASNLGACTRSKHQNLQSVDSEASLKSEYKASSSLAKVQGQMGEFRNFLNQPASQCSAMGSSCATTTSIRSSSAPMLNATTQVSRCYAESVPNANSHAVSSQGNLPSLCPSSKDSNILHANKDALLSEMPSSAIDPEVRVKETGMSKQQQCTIELEAPVVSSSHGTDGTAKPPLPDELLTSVSSQPQKPDKVASSKGTSAPRKRNYDPDLFFKVNGKLYQRLGKIGSGGSSEVHKVISSDCTIYALKKIKLKGRDYATAYGFCQEIGYLKKLKGKTNIIQLIDCEVTDKCLLQEVLNGTMSNKGARVKDDGSIYMVLEYGEIDLAQMLSQKWKEIEGSDRTIDENWLRFYWQQILQAVNIIHDERIVHSDLKPANFLLVRGFLKLIDFGIAKAINSDTTNIQRDSQVGTLSYMSPEAFMCNESDVNGNTIKCGRPSDIWSLGCILYQMVYGRTPFAEYKTFWAKFKVITDQNHEITYNQLSNPWLVDLMTKCLAWDRNQRWRIPELLQHPFLAPPIPLEPRVSISIQLLSHIATSFGSDDRVSELCAQLQERLRVLEGD from the exons ATGGACAGAGAGGCTAATCTTCCGGTTAAACCTCCGAAGAGTCTCTTCCGCTCCACCTTAAACCAGGATTCATCATCGTCATCCTCTCCCGAACTTCTACGGCATCTTCAAGCCGCTTTCAAGCGTCATCGTCCTCTCA atAAAATGAAGACCACTATTGGGCCTCGGAGATGTGTTGTTCCGCAACGACAGCCTTCAAAGAGTTCTTCTACATCTGAAGAAGGGCAGAGACCTCAAGATGTTGTTTCGTTGAGTCACAGTCTTGCTGCCAATACGTTGACACATTTTGTTACTAGATAATCTTCAGGATCTATTGATGATATGTTTGGCGAGAATTTCAACCCATCAGACAGGCAGATTGATTTGCGGAAACCTGCTCTTGTTACTAGTAGTTCAGAAACCATTTTGAACGAAAATGTCAACAGAAAGGTTCAGTCTCTCGTTGGCAGCATAACCCTCACTTCTCATG ATATGGAATGGGATACCACAAGTCAGGCTGAGGCATCGAATCTTGGTGCTTGTACTAGATCAAAACATCAGAATCTCCAATCTGTTGATTCCGAGGCCAGTTTGAAATCTGAATACAAGGCTTCATCTTCGTTGGCAAAGGTGCAGGGCCAGATGGGAGAATTTCGCAACTTCTTGAACCAACCTGCATCTCAATGTTCTGCCATGGGGTCATCATGTGCCACCACTACGTCAATTCGTTCGTCTTCAGCTCCTATGTTAAATGCGACTACCCAAGTCTCTCGTTGTTATGCTGAGTCTGTTCCAAATGCAAATTCCCATGCTGTCTCAAGTCAAGGGAACTTGCCTTCTTTGTGTCCTTCTTCCAAGGATAGCAACATTCTGCATGCTAATAAAGATGCCCTTTTATCTGAGATGCCATCCTCAGCTATTGATCCAGAAGTAAGAGTCAAAGAGACAGGCATGTCTAAGCAGCAACAGTGCACTATAGAACTTGAAGCTCCTGTAGTATCTTCCAGTCATGGTACTGACGGAACAGCTAAGCCTCCTCTGCCCGATGAGTTGCTTACCAGTGTTAGCTCACAGCCGCAAAAACCAGATAAGGTTGCAAGTAGCAAAGGGACATCAGCTCCTCGTAAAAGAAACTATGATCCAGACTTGTTCTTTAAAGTCAATGGGAAACTCTACCAGAGGCTTGGCAAGATAGGAAGCGGAGGAAGTAGTGAAGTCCACAAGGTTATTTCATCAGATTGTACCATATATGCGCTCAAGAAAATTAAGCTCAAGGGTCGTGACTATGCTACGGCATATGGATTTTGCCAGGAGATTGGGTATCTAAAGAAGCTGAAAGGCAAAACCAACATCATTCAGCTAATAGACTGCGAG GTTACAGACAAGTGTTTGCTCCAGGAGGTTTTGAATGGCACAATGAGTAACAAAGGTGCAAGAGTGAAGGACGATGGATCTATATATATGGTACTAGAATATGGAGAAATCGATCTGGCTCAAATGTTGTCTCAAAAGTGGAAGGAAATCGAAGGATCTGACCGGACAATTGATGAAAATTGGCTTCGGTTCTACTG GCAGCAAATACTTCAAGCTGTGAACATCATACATGATGAACGCATTGTGCACTCTGATTTGAAACCCGCGAACTTCCTTCTTGTCAGAGGCTTCTTAAAGCTTATCGATTTTGGTATTGCAAAGGCGATTAATAGCGACACCACAAATATTCAACGAGATTCACAG GTGGGGACGTTGAGCTACATGTCACCAGAAGCATTCATGTGCAACGAGAGCGATGTAAATGGAAACACAATAAAATGTGGAAGGCCATCAGATATATGGTCACTTGGTTGCATACTATACCAAATGGTCTATGGAAGAACACCTTTTGCAGAATACAAGACCTTCTGGGCAAAGTTCAAAGTCATAACTGATCAAAACCATGAGATCACTTACAACCAACTCTCTAACCCATGGCTCGTCGACCTGATGACGAAATGTCTAGCTTGGGACCGTAACCAAAGATGGAGAATCCCTGAGCTCCTCCAGCATCCATTCCTTGCCCCTCCTATCCCACTGGAGCCTCGAGTCAGCATCAGCATTCAACTGCTCAGTCACATAGCTACATCTTTTGGTAGTGATGACAGGGTTTCAGAGCTTTGTGCTCAACTCCAGGAACGGTTACGTGTTCTTGAAGGAGATTAA
- the LOC108826357 gene encoding pathogenesis-related thaumatin-like protein 3.5, with protein MGYRLNLAPRILLLHLTLLSVTKWSESARVFTIVNLCDQTIWPAITPGENFSGGGFKLKPGHSIVFNAPVGWSGRIWGRTGCNFNRTGTESCETGSCGSKLKCSASGKQPVSLAEFTLASLDFYDVSLVDGYNLPMTVTPVNGTGNCNVAGCVADLRRRCPVELAVKSKGKVISCRSACDVFDSDQYCCRGDYGNPSTCRPSHYSKIFKKACPTAYSYAYDDPTSIFTCTGSDYVISFCSYKRKKPV; from the exons atggGATATCGTCTCAATTTGGCACCAAGGATCTTGTTACTACATCTCACACTATTATCAG TGACAAAATGGTCCGAATCGGCAAGAGTATTCACGATCGTGAACTTATGTGACCAAACAATATGGCCGGCTATAACACCCGGAGAAAACTTCAGCGGCGGAGGATTCAAGCTCAAACCGGGCCACTCCATCGTCTTCAACGCGCCAGTAGGGTGGTCAGGTCGAATCTGGGGACGAACCGGCTGTAATTTCAACAGAACCGGAACCGAAAGCTGCGAAACCGGTTCATGCGGCTCAAAGTTAAAATGCTCTGCCTCTGGAAAACAACCAGTTTCACTAGCCGAGTTCACGTTAGCTTCATTGGATTTCTACGACGTGAGCCTCGTCGATGGATACAATCTCCCGATGACAGTGACTCCGGTGAATGGAACAGGAAACTGCAACGTCGCCGGCTGCGTCGCCGATTTGAGGCGAAGGTGTCCTGTGGAGCTTGCCGTGAAATCTAAGGGGAAAGTGATATCGTGTAGGAGTGCTTGTGATGTGTTCGATAGTGATCAGTATTGTTGCAGAGGAGATTATGGGAATCCTTCTACGTGTCGACCAAGTCATTACTCGAAAATATTCAAGAAGGCTTGTCCAACTGCTTACAGCTATGCTTATGATGATCCGACCAGTATCTTCACTTGTACCGGATCTGATTACGTCATCTCTTTCTGTTCCTACAA GAGGAAGAAGCCGGTGTGA
- the LOC108826896 gene encoding ethylene-responsive transcription factor ERF013 yields MVKQERKIQVTTSSSSLSQSSSSTSSSLALHHQSCKDKIKKYKGVRMRSWGSWVSEIRAPNQKTRIWLGSYSTAEAAARAYDAALLCLKGPKANFNFPHINTTSQFLIDIDEKTPLSPKSIQKIAAQAASSISSDAFTPLSSSNDDDHDDGIQNHPSPSSSSAASSPPGDHHNDDDLVSLMASFVDEHVTLMDPSWYDHNEMFFINGAFDYSPQLISSKTTMDDLYDDADIQLWSFS; encoded by the coding sequence ATGGTGAAACAAGAACGTAAGATCCAAGTTACCACTTCCTCATCGTCACtgtctcaatcttcttcttctacttcttcctCGTTGGCATTGCATCATCAATCTTGTAAGGACAAGATAAAGAAATACAAAGGAGTAAGAATGAGAAGCTGGGGATCATGGGTCTCTGAGATTAGGGCACCAAATCAAAAGACAAGAATCTGGTTAGGTTCTTACTCAACCGCAGAAGCAGCTGCTAGGGCTTATGATGCTGCTCTCTTGTGTCTTAAAGGTCCTAAAGCCAATTTCAACTTCCCACATATCAATACTACTTCTCAGTTTCTTATTGACATCGATGAAAAGACTCCTCTGTCCCCTAAATCCATCCAAAAGATCGCCGCTCAAGCCGCTAGCTCCATCTCTTCTGACGCTTTTACTCCCCTCTCCTCCTCCAATgatgatgatcacgatgatggTATTCAAAACcatccatctccttcttcttcttcagcagcGTCGTCTCCACCAGGTGATCATCATAATGATGATGATCTAGTGTCGTTAATGGCATCATTCGTGGACGAACATGTTACTTTGATGGATCCATCATGGTATGATCATAATGAGATGTTCTTCATCAACGGAGCTTTCGATTATTCACCACAATTAATCAGCTCGAAGACAACAATGGATGACTTATACGACGATGCTGATATTCAGCTATGGAGTTTCAGTTGA
- the LOC108827031 gene encoding small ribosomal subunit protein S13, mitochondrial-like has translation MLGLRRSATTLFDHSQSLLRNLSFHGLRVQGIRVGNAEVPNHKPLKTGLQEVYAIGRCKSHQVLCGLGITNKLTRDLTGKELINLREEVGMHQHGDELRRRVGSEIQRLVEVDCYRGSRHRHGMPCRGQRTKTNARTKKGKRVAIAGKKKAPRK, from the exons ATGTTGGGTCTACGCAGATCCGCGACGACCTTATTCGACCATAGCCAATCTCTGCTTCGGAATCTATCG TTTCATGGATTGCGTGTGCAAGGAATCCGTGTGGGAAACGCAGAGGTTCCAAACCACAAGCCCCTCAAGACCGGTCTTCAAGAAGTGTACGCTATCGGACGCTGTAAGTCTCACCAGGTTCTCTGTGGTCTCGGCATCACCAACAAACTCACCAGAGACTTAACTGGGAAAGAACTCATTAACCTCCGTGAAGAAGTTGGCATGCACCAACATGGTGATGAATTG AGGAGGCGTGTTGGATCGGAGATACAGAGACTGGTGGAAGTAGACTGCTACAGAGGAAGTAGACATAGACATGGGATGCCTTGCAGAGGACAAAGAACCAAGACCAACGCTCGCACTAAAAAGGGAAAGAGAGTTGCCATTGCAGGAAAGAAGAAAGCTCCTCGCAAGTAG